Below is a genomic region from Macaca thibetana thibetana isolate TM-01 chromosome 1, ASM2454274v1, whole genome shotgun sequence.
GGAGAGATATAAATTCATCCTAAAGACAGTCCAGATAATTCTATTGTATTTAGTATTGTCATTTTGCTTTCTCTTAAAGGGCAGTCAACATTATTACATGAACGTTTCAGATGTCATCTGCTTTGATATTTTGGTTTCAGCCatgaaagcagaaaatcaaaGTTTTGGGACAGATTTTCTACTTGTTGGTCTTTTCCAATACGGTTGGACAAACTCTCTTCTCTTTGTCGTCATTGCCACCATCTTTACAGTTGCTCTGACAGGAAATATTATGCTGATCCATCTCATTCGATTGGACACCAGACTCCACACTCCAATGTACTTTCTGCTCAGTCACCTCTCCATCATTGACCTCATGTACATCACCACCACCGTGCCCAAGATGGCGGTCAACTTCCTCTCACAGAGTAAGACCATTACATTTATGGGCTGTGAGATTCAAGCGTATGTGTTCTTGGCCCTTGGTGGAACTGAAGCCCTTCTCCTTGGTTTTATGTCTTATGATCGCTATGTAGCTATCTGTTACCCTTTACATTATCCTATACTTATGAGCAAGAAGATCTGCTGTCTCATGGTTGCATGTGCATGGGCCAGTGGTTCTATCAACGCTTTCATACATACAATGTATGTGTTTCAACTTCCATTCTGTAGGTCTCGGCTCATTAACCACTTTTTCTGTGAAATTCCAGCTCTAATGTCATTGGTGTGTCAAGACACCTCCCATTATGAGTATACAGTCCTCCTGAGTGGACTTATTATCCTACTGCTACCATTCCTGGCCATTCTGGCTTCCTATGCTCGTGTGCTTATTGTGGTATTCCAGATGAGCTCGGGAAAAGGACAGGCAAAAGCTGTTTCCACTTGTTCCTCCCACCTGATTGTGGCAAGTCTGTTCTATGCAACCACTCTCGCTACCTACATGAAGCCACACTCCTTGCGTTCCCCTACACGGGACAAGGTGGTAGCAGTATTTTACACCATTATCACACCCCTACTGAACCCATTTATTTATAGCCTGCG
It encodes:
- the LOC126943410 gene encoding olfactory receptor 2AK2; translated protein: MNVSDVICFDILVSAMKAENQSFGTDFLLVGLFQYGWTNSLLFVVIATIFTVALTGNIMLIHLIRLDTRLHTPMYFLLSHLSIIDLMYITTTVPKMAVNFLSQSKTITFMGCEIQAYVFLALGGTEALLLGFMSYDRYVAICYPLHYPILMSKKICCLMVACAWASGSINAFIHTMYVFQLPFCRSRLINHFFCEIPALMSLVCQDTSHYEYTVLLSGLIILLLPFLAILASYARVLIVVFQMSSGKGQAKAVSTCSSHLIVASLFYATTLATYMKPHSLRSPTRDKVVAVFYTIITPLLNPFIYSLRNKEVTGAMRRLLG